The genomic window CGCTGCCGGAAGACGCCCTGCGAAAACTGATGGGCAAGGAGCCGCCGGCGTCGCACATGGCCGACTTCGTACAGTGCGTTCGGACCCGCGAAACGCCGGTTTCCGACGCCGCTTCGCACCACCGCACCATTTCGCTGTGCCATGCCGTGAACGTCGCGTTGCGGCTTGGACGCAAGGTCCAGTTCGACACGGCCGCCGAGACCTTCGGCAGCGACGCAGTTGCGAACGCCTTTGTCGATCGACCGCAGCGGTCGGCCTACGCGATTCAGTCGTGAGCCGAAAGCGAGCCTGGCGGGCCGCAGGCCTGCCGGCGCCGGTGAGCGATTGAGAATCGCACGAGAGCAGCCGTCGGGACGGCTCGCCTAGAGCGGGATGAACGTCCGGACCGGACCCGTGCAGCGTTACGACTGCTTCGCCTACACGTTACGAAGGCGACGCGTCTGCCGCAGCCCAGCCAGCCCCGCGACGACCAGCAGCAGGCCGCTTGCCGGTTCGGGGACGCTCGCCGCCAGGGAAACGGGCGGGAACATGCTTGTTCCGTAGTTCCGTTGCCACACCAGGAAATCGGCGCCATCGGACTTGAGATCGCCGGTTGCGTCGGCCCCGGGCCCGGCGCCGTAGGCGCTCTTCCAGGCCGTCAGGTCGGCGCCGTCGACGTCGCCGTCGAGGTCGAAGTCACCGAGCACGCCGTCGGTGACTTTGAAGTTGTCGAAGTAGGCCGTGCCGGTCATCATTCGCGACGCCGTATCGCCGCTCGAAGAGAACGTCGCGATGTCAGCGTCGGTGAATTCGTTGATTCCCAAGCCCAAATCGACGAACCCGGTCTGGACGACGAAGTTTCCGTTCACGTAACTCCGGGAGCTGTTCGTCTGAAAGTCCAGCAGCAGGTCGTAGCGGTTCCATGAGCCGAGTTGCGTAAACACGCCCGAGCCGGTCAGGATGCCTGAGTTCTGCAACTGAAACTGCACCTCGCCGGTTTTGGCGTCGACCCCCAACGAAGCGATGACGGCCAGCGTATCGTCGTCGTCGTAGGTGTCGACCCCGAAGAACGGCCCGAAGCCGGCGCCCACGGCCTGTTCGACGCGCATGTCCCATGTGATGCGAACGAATCGGCCCGTGGGATAGTTGTCGACGGGAACCGCCCAGCGGTCGTCGGAAAACGAACCTCGATCCACGCGGAGGGCCTTGTCGCCTTCAAGTTTCACGGCGGTCTGGACGGTCGCCGTGCTGGCCCCGCCGCCGGCGGTCACCCAACCCTGCTGCCCGGCGAGATTGCCGTTATTGAATCCCTCGAACCCTGCGGTGTCCACGATCGGTCCGCCGGCACAGGCGATTCCGGCCGAACCCGCGAGGGCGGCGAGCGCTAAGGTTCCCAGGAGTGCTTGCCGCCAGCGAGGGCGACCGCCTCGCTGCGAACAGAGTTTCTCGCGAGCGTTCATGGGCGGGGGCTCCCCGAGCAGTTCGCCGCAGCCAAGGAGGCGGGCGAGGGGAGAATCTTGTGGGAGAGGGCGGGCGGGGCGGACCGGCTTTCGCCCGGTCCGATCGTTGATACGCAGTCTAGTCGGGGCTGGGCCGCCGGGCAATAAAATTGCCGTCGTCAGGTCAAATTGCCCATCTTCTCGCGATTGGGGGGAGGATTTCAACAAGGGCGTTAAATTCCCCCCAATCTCCTTCATCGGGGGAACCGCTACGGTCGATACGACAGTCAGCGGAACTCGCCTGCCCGCTTGGTCTGCGCCTGCGGGCCGCGGGCACTCGTCGGATTGAAATCGCCCAGACTCATTTGAATCGCGTATGGCATCCGCCAGAGCCGGCAATCTGAAGCGCCCCGCGCAGGCGGGACTCCAGCCGGAGTTGCCCCGCCGGGCTTGGGCCGCGATCGTCCTGGGAGCCGTGCTTGCCGGGACCGTGGTCTCGGGCTGTACAGTCTGCCGGCACGCGAAGCGGACCTTGCTTGACGAACCGGCCGAGTTCTCGGCTCGACGCGATCGGCGCCGCAGCATCGATCTTTATCGCGAGTGGGCCGAGTACGAATGGCAGCAGTGCGCCGGACGTTGCGGCGACGGCGTCGACGGCGGGGAATTCGGAGCCGGGTTTCGCGACGGGTTCGTCGACTATGTCTACGCCGGGGGGGACGGCGCGCCGCCGCCGCTCCCCCCGCGCAAATTCTGGAACGTCGCTCACCGCAATCCTGCCGGCCACGCGGCCTCGCACGACTGGTTTGCAGGCTACCGACAAGGCGCGGCTGCGGCTCGCGACGGGGGGTATCGCCAGCAGGCGATCGTCCAATCGTCGTTCGAATTCTCCTCGGCCTTGCCGTACGACTACCACGGGGCGCCAGGATCTCCGCTTTCGGCGCCGTACGGCATGCCGGGCGAGGACGTTCCGGCTCTGCCGGCTGCACCGCTCCCCGCGGCGCCGACGCTTCCTGCACCGCGGGTCGATCCTGCGCCCAAATCAACGCCGCGGGGGCCTGACCTGCCCGAGCCCGACGGCGTCGAAGAATTCCCAGGCGAATCGTTGGAGGTCCATGTCATCCCGCCGGTGTTCGAGTCCCAGGGGGATTGGCCAGTCGCGAGTCCGGGGCGATCGTCGTCCGCGCGGCTCCGGCCGGCAGCGCCCGCGTCCACGTTGGAGTTTCTCCGCTAAGCCTCGTCGTCGTCCGGCCGCTTGCCCGTCGCCGCTTCGCACGTTTCGATTCTCTACTTTTCAATGCTCATGTCCGTCGCTCCTAACACGCCGCATTCGACCAGATCGCCGCGAGCTGCGCTCAGCGCGCTCGCGATCGGCGTCGTCGTGCTTGCGGCAGGGTGTGCGGCGGTGACCAATCCGGTGGCCCACGGCATTCCGGTGCGGATCCTGCCGGAGGAGCTGAAAGCCGCGTCGCGCGAGGGGTTCGAGCAAACGCCGCTGACCGCGTTGCGTCAGGCGCCGCCGGACGAGTATCTGCTTGACGCCGGCGACACGCTGGGGGTGTACGTCGAGGGGATTCTGGGCGAGGCGGAAGCTCCCCCGCCGGTGAATTTGCCGGACGCGCCCGAGTTGCCGCCGTCGATTGGTTACCCGTTTCCGATCCGCTCCGACGGTACGATCTCGCTGCCCTACGTCGGCAGCATCAAGGTCGCGGGCATGCCGGTCGCCGACGCTGAGAAGCAGGTGGTCGATGCCTATCTCAAGAAAGAGATCCTCCGTCCGGACGATCAGCGCATCCTGGTGAGCCTGCTGCGGTCGCGCACGATTCGCGTGCTCGTGATGCGCGAGGATTCGCCGAACAATCAGGTTTCGCTCCAAAACCAGTCGCTGCTCGGTTTGGGCACCACGACGACGACCATCGGCGGCGGTCGTCGCTCTTCCGGCGAAGTCGTCGAGTTGCCGGCCTATCAGAACGACGTCCTGAGTGCGCTTGCGCGTACCGGGGGCCTGCCCGGGCTCGAATCGAACCAGGAAGTCGTGATCCAACGGGGATACTGGGCCCCGAGCCAGGGGGGCGACGCTGCCGCCGCCCTGCTCGCCGATTCGACCCGCGGCGGCGAACCGAGCCGCACGATTCGCATTCCGCTTCGCATCCGCCCGGGCGAGCCGCTGCCGTTTCGGCCCGAGGACGTCATCCTCAAGACCGGCGACATCGTCTCGGTCCGCGGCCGCGATCCCGAGTTCTACTACACCGGCGGTCTGCTCGTCTCCGGCGAGTATCCGCTTCCCAACAACTACGACCTGACGGTCGTCGAGGCGGTGCTCAAGGCGCGCGGGCCGTTGCTCAACGGCGGCATCAACACGAACAACTTGAACGGCGCCATCGTCGGCGCCGGCATCGGCAATCCCTCGCCGAATCTCATCACCGTGCTGCGACGGATGCCCGGGGGCGGACAGGCGATGATCCGCGTCGACATCGACGAGGCCCTCCGCGATCCGCGGCAGGACTTGCTGGTGCAGGCCGAGGACGTCCTCATCCTGCAGGAAACCCCCGATCAGGCGATCACCCGGTACATGACGCAGGTGTTCCAGTTCAACTTCTTCGGACGCCTGATCAATCGGTCCGACGCCCAAGGCTCGGTCTCCGCCTCGGCGCCGTAGCGAGGCGGCTGAATCGGGCGTCTCGAGAGGTCTGCCTATTGGGGCCGGCGGCGACGTATCCTCCTTTCCCGCCAACCGGTTACGTCGCTGCGGATCGTCCGGCGCCGTTCGGCCGAAGCACTGGGGTGTTTGCCTCTCGTTGCGGCATGTCCTCCGCCAAGCGTCGCGCCCCCCTCGCTCGGGTGAGGGGGCGTCGCGTAGCGCTGGGGTGAAAAACTCAGGATATTTGTGGCAATCGATCGGGCGATGGGTTAGCCTTTTCACCGTAGGCTGTCGGTCTCGACTGAGGCGGCGACCGCAGCGAGGCGAGGCTTCTTGCGGGCCGTCGCCAGGACGAAGGATCCCCGGGCCGGCCGTCAAACGCGGTCGCCCCGAGCGGGCAAGGAGGCAAGCGTCACGATCCCCTTGCCCCTTGAGCCTCTGCTATGAATCGTCGAATGGTCTGCTGGCTTGCCGCGTTTGCCCTCAGCGGCAACTGTGATTCAAGATTTGCCGTCGCCGACGTCGTCGCGACATGGCCCTTCACGGGCAGTAGTTACGCACCGATGATAACGGGGACGCCTATTGCGGGGTTGCTCATCGGAAACATCTCGGTCACTTCGCCGTCCTGGATGTCTACAACTACAGGGTCCTCAACAACCCCCGTGCCTTCCTACCCCGATGCATCCAAGGGGCCTTATCTTGATACTCAGTGGAACAAAATCGCTTTCTCGGCTAATGCCAGTGGCTCGATTGGTTTCACGGTAACGAACGACAGCGTCTCGCCGGTGCAGTTGACGGGGTTCGCGTTTGGAATTCGCAATAGCGGTTCCGGGCCGCCCACTTACAGTCTTCGCTATCGCATTAACGGCATCGGGGGGTTTACTGACGAAGCCGCGAGCGGGTCAATTTCAAGTTCAAATAGCAGTTGGTTTTACAAATCGCATACCGACTTGACGCTGTCACTTCCTGTCGGCAGCGTTGCCGAGTTTCGCCTTTACGGCTACGGCGGTTCAGGTCCTGTAACACAAAACAACATCCGCATCGACGACGTCCGCGCCGTCTTTACCGCCGTAGCGTCGGTGCCCGAGGCCTCGGCCTGGGCGATGGGGGGGGCGGCCGTCGTCGCGGCTTGGGGGGCGGCGCGATTCGGGCGCACCAATCGGTAAAATCGGGACGAGCGGCCCGGGCGGATTCGCTCGGCGGCCGCATCAGGGGGCGCTCGCTCGCGAGGATGCAAGTCGCCGAGTAGACTGGGAGGCTGAATCTCGATTGGTTCACGGACCCTTTCGGCCAATCCTCCTCGCCCTCCCGCTTGCCGTCCGATCGCCATGCCCGCACCGCTGGGATATCGCCTGCGCGAATTCTTCGCCCGGATCGGCGAACGCTTGGCCGCGCTGGGGCATGCGATCACCTATCCCTTCGAACGGATCGTCGGTTGGTTTGGCGAGCGGCTCGTTCACTCCGGCGGGGGCTTCAGCCGCGTCGACAGCGGACTGGCGACTTTCCTGCGGGCGTTGACATGGCCCGTGCGACTCGTGATGCGGGGCTTCGCGGCTTGCGGCAGAGTCTTGTTCCCTGAGCCGGTTCGCGACGCATGGTTCCGGTTCGTCGCGGCGCTGGGGCGCGGGGCGGGGCGACTCGTCGACGCACTGAACCTTGACGGGGCGGTGCGGTGGCTCGCGTGGTTGACCCAGCCGGCGTGGCGCCCCGTCGCAGCGATTCTGGGGTTCGCCTACGCCTGGGTGGTGACGCGGCACTATCGGCAGATGCTGTGGGGCTTGCCGGCCTTGCTGCTGGTGGCCCCCATCCTGGCCGCCGGCGGGTGGTGGTTGTGGAAGGGCCCCAGCAGCGTCGCCGCCAGTTACCAAGTCGCCGTCAAACAGGCTCGCGAGGACGAAGACTACACGACCATGAGGTTGTGGGAGCGGAAACTCGCCCAGCTCAAGGTCGATACGAACGGCCCGGCCTTTGAAA from Pirellulales bacterium includes these protein-coding regions:
- a CDS encoding polysaccharide biosynthesis/export family protein; this encodes MSVAPNTPHSTRSPRAALSALAIGVVVLAAGCAAVTNPVAHGIPVRILPEELKAASREGFEQTPLTALRQAPPDEYLLDAGDTLGVYVEGILGEAEAPPPVNLPDAPELPPSIGYPFPIRSDGTISLPYVGSIKVAGMPVADAEKQVVDAYLKKEILRPDDQRILVSLLRSRTIRVLVMREDSPNNQVSLQNQSLLGLGTTTTTIGGGRRSSGEVVELPAYQNDVLSALARTGGLPGLESNQEVVIQRGYWAPSQGGDAAAALLADSTRGGEPSRTIRIPLRIRPGEPLPFRPEDVILKTGDIVSVRGRDPEFYYTGGLLVSGEYPLPNNYDLTVVEAVLKARGPLLNGGINTNNLNGAIVGAGIGNPSPNLITVLRRMPGGGQAMIRVDIDEALRDPRQDLLVQAEDVLILQETPDQAITRYMTQVFQFNFFGRLINRSDAQGSVSASAP